CGATTGGTCAACCATGAGGGGCCGTGCACGGTTCGGTTTCAGCAGTCGAACACCGACCAGCAGATGTCGTTGCGCAGCCGCTGGTCATCAATTACGAGTTCGCGAATCGCGTCCGGGAGCTGATCTCGCTGCCACTGGCACTCGCGTCGTCCAGCGGTCTCGCTCTCGCCTTCCGGCGCTGCCGCACGTGCGGCCTTGATCGCGTAGGCGGCCGCGCCGAGCTCGTGCGCGGCGACGTGGGCGACGGCCCCGGCCTGGCCGGCGGCGTACGCGGCATGCCGTGCTGCCCCGCGCAGGTCCCTGGCTGCCCCCATCGCATGGCCGCCCGCCGCGCGCGCCTGCATCATCTTGACCTCGCCACGCACCCACGCCCGGGCATGCTCGATCGCCTGGCGCGGTCTCGGGTCCCCGGGCTGGGCCGACTCGAAGAGGCCAAGAACGTGCTCCGCACAGGCGGCAGCCCATAGAGCCAGGAGACGGTGATCCGCATCCGTGAGAGTCCCACCACGGCGGCTCGTCACGAAGCGAGGGTCACGCACCATCGGAAGGATCATGACGTGCGCTCCCTCCCGCACACATCGGCGCCATTCGCTGCGGTGGGCCCTGGCGGCCCGTCAGCCGCCGGGCGCAGGGAATGATCCAGAGTGCTCATCAGCCGGGCGACACGACTGCTGCCGCCTGTCGCTGTCGCGAGCGGGTAGCGGCAGAGCACGTCGATGAGCACCGGCGTCGCACGCCGCCGTGACCGTTCCAGCAGGGCATCCCCGATCGCGGGATCACCGCCTGCCTCCAGCTCCCCGATGCGCGCAGCGCTCGCACAGGCCCGCAGGACGTGGCCGACCTGGCCGGCTTGGGCGATGGGGTGCAGGTATGCGGCCGATGCGGCGTCACCGGCGGACCGCGCGGCCAGCCGCGCGGCTTCGGAAGGCGCGGACCGGGCGGCTCGATGAGCGTCGAGGGAAGTGACGCGCTGCAATTTCGTCCTCTTGGCACCGTTGATGAACGCCCAGGCCGCGTCGATCGCCGCACGGGGGCGCGGATCATCGGGAACAGCCTGCTCAAAGACCGACAGGACGTCCTCTGCGTGCCGAACCACGTAACGCGCCACGACGCGCAGTTCGTCCATCGTCAGGTCGAAGTCTCCGGACACGGTGTGCGTGCTCTGTGTCATGTCCCTGAATCCTATCCTTGAACGC
The Streptomyces sp. NBC_01485 genome window above contains:
- a CDS encoding putative immunity protein; the protein is MTQSTHTVSGDFDLTMDELRVVARYVVRHAEDVLSVFEQAVPDDPRPRAAIDAAWAFINGAKRTKLQRVTSLDAHRAARSAPSEAARLAARSAGDAASAAYLHPIAQAGQVGHVLRACASAARIGELEAGGDPAIGDALLERSRRRATPVLIDVLCRYPLATATGGSSRVARLMSTLDHSLRPAADGPPGPTAANGADVCGRERTS
- a CDS encoding putative immunity protein yields the protein MILPMVRDPRFVTSRRGGTLTDADHRLLALWAAACAEHVLGLFESAQPGDPRPRQAIEHARAWVRGEVKMMQARAAGGHAMGAARDLRGAARHAAYAAGQAGAVAHVAAHELGAAAYAIKAARAAAPEGESETAGRRECQWQRDQLPDAIRELVIDDQRLRNDICWSVFDC